A window of Scomber scombrus chromosome 23, fScoSco1.1, whole genome shotgun sequence contains these coding sequences:
- the LOC134006285 gene encoding serine protease FAM111A-like — protein MADGHNTPADRHSHHFNVSFNDNGTEEYTIHCEQPRTVLEAIRTIYTKKECTDENIVIQLCRTETECAIATHFPCSCLKDGALLIISCKPEKVEEVLNQPSEKVKIVHPRNEYSVFYIESQGGKDTKTKEILRNKAMKQFKYLCVYGEKGMTVGECLKQDGRFIDDLGDFELSDSKNHDRFTEHTQKVDNLHEKEFKICIPRNKNSQSMSDTKVSEVAEQRGTSVKTLLDKSDSSVNTEKIFERLRQQFPDLKKLMESRFPGVSYEKELNLRRENFGKIQKSFSEVHRVKKLLELGKSVCKVVVENGRMGTGFVLFDNLILTNAHLIKDCVEGENLLEGINVSAVFNYDDPESDMNYSCFTVKKTLIDFSDGELDYAVLELNPAGRKPNQSKRTVKVPPGLLKNFGPVPQNGEACIIGHPAGEVKQIDPTCIIEKEDRIKAINDHLEPNSLLTLLSISQETINQDIRCLKGNKADRVVTYNTFMYHGSSGSPVFDAHCRVFGLHTAGFTYEFKKHTGSVIEFVQPLLTIFKRLMIKIKKSGNEKLLKRVKEEAEGNEHLEEDVKVVLVKSE, from the exons ATGGCAGATGGACACAACACACCTGCG GATCGACATTCGCATCACTTCAATGTTAGCTTCAATGACAATGGCACTGAAGAGTACACTATTCACTGTGAGCAGCCTCGCACAGTGCTGGAGGCAATAAGAACGATATATACCAAGAAGGAGTGTACTGATGAAAACATTGTAATCCAGCTCTGTAGGACAGAAACGGAATGTGCTATTGCAACACATTTTCCTTGTTCTTGCCTAAAGGATGGGGCTTTACTTATCATATCATGTAAACCAGAAAAGGTTGAAGAGGTCCTAAACCAGCCCtctgaaaaagtgaaaatagtGCATCCACGAAACGAATACTCTGTGTTCTACATTGAAAGCCAGGGAGGAAAAGACACCAAAACAAAAGAGATCTTAAGAAATAAAGCAATGAAACAGTTTAAGTATCTGTGTGTCTACGGAGAGAAAGGGATGACTGTGGGAGAATGTCTGAAACAAGACGGTCGCTTCATTGATGACCTCGGTGACTTTGAGCTGTCTGACAGTAAGAATCATGACCGCTTCACTGAGCATACGCAAAAGGTTGACAACCTACATGAAAAAGAATTTAAGATATGTATTCCACGGAACAAGAATTCACAAAGCATGAGTGACACAAAAGTCTCAGAAgtagcagagcagagaggaaccaGTGTGAAAACATTACTGGATAAAAGTGACAGCAGTGTGAACACTGAGAAGATTTTTGAAAGACTGCGTCAGCAGTTTCCAGATCTGAAGAAATTAATGGAGAGTCGATTCCCAGGTGTTTCTTATGAGAAAGAATTGAATCTGAGGAGGGAAAACTTTGGAAAGATCCAAAAGTCCTTTAGTGAAGTTCACAGAGTCAAAAAACTGCTGGAACTGGGGAAGTCAGTCTGCAAAGTTGTTGTTGAGAATGGTCGTATGGGCACAGGCTTCGTACTGTTTGATAACTTGATCCTGACTAACGCACATTTAATCAAAGATTGTGTTGAAGGAGAAAATCTGCTGGAGGGTATAaatgtgtctgctgtgtttaaCTATGATGATCCTGAGTCTGACATGAATTACAGCTGCTTTACTGTTAAGAAAACCCTCATTGACTTCAGTGATGGTGAACTAGATTATGCTGTACTAGAGCTAAACCCTGCGGGCCGGAAACCCAACCAAAGTAAAAGGACAGTAAAGGTGCCACCAGGGCTCCTGAAGAACTTTGGTCCAGTGCCTCAGAATGGTGAAGCCTGTATTATTGGCCACCCAGCAGGAGAAGTCAAACAAATAGATCCCACATGCATCATTGAGAAAGAGGACAGAATAAAGGCCATCAATGATCATTTAGAGCCAAACTCCCTACTCACACTCCTCTCAATCAGCCAAGAGACCATAAATCAAGACATTAGATGCCTGAAGGGAAACAAAGCAGATAGAGTAGTGACCTACAACACGTTCATGTATCACGGCTCTTCTGGCTCCCCGGTGTTTGATGCTCATTGCAGAGTGTTTGGTTTGCACACAGCAGGATTTACCTAtgagtttaaaaaacacacagggagTGTAATAGAGTTCGTCCAACCCCTGCTTACTATATTTAAAAGGTTAATGATCAAGATTAAGAAAAGTGGAAATGAGAAACTGTTGAAGAGAGTTaaggaggaagcagagggaaacGAACACCTGGAAGAGGATGTAAAAGTTGTGTTAGTGAAATCTGAGTAG